A part of Marinobacter psychrophilus genomic DNA contains:
- a CDS encoding MATE family efflux transporter — MDELHQPLPAVRQPLATRVLLEWKTLAVLGGPILVAQVAQMANGVIDTVMAGHASAQDLAAVGIGSSLWMPLFLFFWGVLSAQQPIISGYKGANKLRRIMPTVWQGLYIAAAASLIMIVLLTNVHPVLTRLKLEPATAGIAQGYLDAFAWGIPALLLMTSLRGLTDGLGHTRVIMVFSLISTLFNLPLNYLFIYGGLGIPAMGGVGCGWATSLSNGIAAIGLLVYLNRSRVYQNFRLLAYVARPNPRVLHFVLRLGLPIGFTIFVEASLFSVIALFLAPLGPVVVAGHQIALNVVSLLFMLPLSMGMAITLRVSFLVGAGSPESARLLSRSSIILAAFISLLFAIVLFVFRAPIAALYSSDPEVQAVSVTLLMYAAFFQVADVIQVTCISGLRGYKDTRIPMIIMLFSFWVVGMPLGYALAFTSVLVPAMGAAGFWLGLTGGLISASILMGWRLFGYNWGWAKPKASA; from the coding sequence ATGGATGAACTGCACCAGCCACTGCCCGCTGTCCGCCAGCCTCTCGCTACGCGGGTACTGCTGGAATGGAAAACCTTGGCGGTACTTGGCGGGCCGATTCTGGTCGCGCAGGTTGCACAGATGGCAAACGGCGTGATTGACACCGTCATGGCCGGCCACGCCAGCGCCCAGGATCTGGCCGCCGTGGGTATTGGTTCCAGCTTGTGGATGCCATTGTTCCTGTTTTTTTGGGGCGTTCTAAGCGCCCAGCAGCCGATCATTTCCGGCTATAAAGGCGCCAACAAACTTCGGCGAATTATGCCGACGGTTTGGCAAGGGCTTTATATTGCCGCTGCTGCGTCGCTGATCATGATTGTTTTGCTCACAAATGTGCACCCGGTGCTGACCCGGCTGAAACTGGAACCCGCCACCGCCGGCATTGCCCAAGGCTACCTGGACGCCTTCGCCTGGGGTATTCCCGCGCTGCTGTTAATGACCTCTCTGCGCGGGCTGACGGATGGCTTGGGCCATACTCGGGTAATTATGGTGTTTTCACTGATCAGCACCCTGTTCAACCTGCCACTGAATTATCTGTTTATCTATGGCGGTTTGGGTATTCCCGCTATGGGGGGTGTCGGCTGCGGCTGGGCCACGTCACTGTCTAACGGTATCGCGGCGATCGGGCTGCTGGTTTACCTGAATCGCAGCCGGGTCTATCAGAACTTCCGTCTGCTGGCCTATGTCGCCCGCCCCAATCCGCGGGTGCTGCACTTCGTGCTGCGGCTGGGTTTGCCCATTGGTTTTACTATCTTTGTTGAAGCCAGCCTGTTTTCAGTGATCGCACTGTTTCTGGCACCGTTAGGGCCAGTGGTGGTGGCCGGGCACCAGATTGCGTTAAACGTGGTGTCTTTGTTGTTTATGCTGCCGCTGAGCATGGGCATGGCCATCACCTTGCGAGTGAGTTTTCTGGTGGGCGCGGGCTCGCCCGAGTCTGCGCGTCTGCTATCACGCAGTTCGATTATTTTGGCCGCCTTTATTTCGCTGCTGTTTGCGATTGTGCTGTTTGTATTCCGCGCGCCCATTGCCGCGCTTTATTCCAGCGACCCCGAAGTGCAGGCGGTCAGCGTTACTCTGTTGATGTACGCCGCTTTCTTTCAGGTGGCGGATGTTATTCAGGTTACCTGCATCAGTGGCCTGCGAGGCTATAAAGACACACGCATTCCGATGATCATCATGCTGTTTTCATTCTGGGTGGTGGGTATGCCGCTGGGCTATGCGCTGGCGTTTACCAGCGTTCTGGTGCCGGCAATGGGCGCCGCGGGCTTCTGGCTAGGTCTTACCGGCGGGCTGATCTCCGCCAGTATACTAATGGGCTGGCGCCTGTTCGGCTACAACTGGGGCTGGGCCAAGCCCAAAGCTTCGGCGTGA
- a CDS encoding carboxylate/amino acid/amine transporter — MGFLVFVTVLWAFSFSLIGEFLAGRVDSYFAVLTRVFLAALVFLPLTRWRGVPAGLKKGILVSGMLQFGITYVCLYQAFSYLSVPEVLLFTIFTPLYVTLADDALNRRFSPAGLVAAVLATLGAGVIRYDGLSEDFITGFLLLQVANITFAAGQVGYKHVMARYPLPIPPWRTFGYFFFGALIVALPSFLIFGNADKLPATPTQWGILVWLGLAASGLGLFLWNRGACYVDAGTLAVMNNALVPAGLLVNLLIWNRDADILRLAVGGAIILASLWLNSWLRARWSGARGII, encoded by the coding sequence ATGGGCTTTCTAGTATTTGTTACTGTTCTCTGGGCATTTTCGTTCAGTTTGATCGGCGAGTTTCTGGCGGGCAGGGTAGACAGCTACTTCGCAGTTCTTACCCGGGTGTTTCTGGCGGCGCTGGTATTTTTACCGCTTACCCGCTGGCGCGGTGTGCCCGCTGGGCTGAAAAAAGGCATTTTGGTCAGCGGTATGCTGCAGTTCGGCATTACCTACGTGTGCCTGTATCAAGCTTTTAGCTATCTGTCGGTGCCAGAGGTACTGTTGTTTACCATCTTCACTCCTCTGTATGTGACCCTGGCGGACGACGCCCTGAACCGACGCTTTTCCCCGGCGGGGCTGGTGGCGGCCGTACTGGCTACCTTGGGCGCTGGCGTTATTCGTTATGATGGCCTGAGTGAAGACTTTATCACCGGCTTTTTATTGCTGCAGGTGGCCAATATCACCTTTGCCGCGGGCCAAGTGGGTTACAAACACGTAATGGCACGCTACCCTTTGCCCATCCCACCTTGGCGCACCTTTGGTTATTTTTTCTTTGGCGCTTTAATTGTGGCGCTGCCATCGTTTCTGATTTTTGGCAACGCTGACAAGCTGCCCGCCACGCCCACGCAATGGGGCATTCTGGTCTGGCTAGGGCTGGCGGCGTCGGGCCTGGGTCTGTTTCTGTGGAACCGTGGCGCTTGCTACGTCGACGCCGGCACTCTGGCGGTGATGAATAATGCTCTGGTGCCTGCCGGTTTACTAGTGAATCTGCTGATTTGGAACCGCGATGCGGATATTCTTCGCCTGGCTGTAGGCGGCGCTATCATTCTGGCGTCTTTGTGGCTGAACTCGTGGCTACGGGCTCGCTGGAGCGGGGCTAGAGGCATAATTTGA
- a CDS encoding sodium-dependent transporter produces MTQSKTTSGSNAGLSRGLWSSRFAFILAATGSAVGLGNIWKFPYVTGENGGGAFVLVYLLCIAVIGVPIMMAEVFIGRNGRHNPITSMRLVAERNLKSPVWRISAVIGMIAAFAILSFYSVIGGWAASYVGHAAMGDFTGGTAESIGDLFGGLLASPVQLLAWHTVFMALVILVVSQGLKGGLERAVTVLMPALFLLLLVAVGYATTTGHFGEAVSFLFTPDFSKLTIEGVLIALGHAFFTLSLGMAIMMAYGSYLGNDVPVGRTMVFVALMDTAVALLAGLAIFPVVFANGLEPSAGPGLIFQTLPLAFGNMPMGDLFGTLFFVLLLFAAWTSGISLLEPVVEWAEENTNMSRTGSAIVVGMLCWLLGIASILSLNVWSDVTPLGMFAAFEGKTIFDLLDYFTANFLLPLSGLLTAIFVGWFVAKESLKADLNLHGATFALWLNLLRYVTPIAVVIVFVYNLLG; encoded by the coding sequence ATGACTCAGTCGAAAACGACCTCGGGCAGTAACGCAGGTTTGTCCCGTGGTCTCTGGTCTTCCCGCTTCGCCTTTATTCTGGCGGCAACCGGTTCTGCCGTTGGCCTTGGCAACATTTGGAAATTCCCTTATGTAACCGGTGAGAACGGCGGCGGTGCCTTTGTACTGGTGTACTTATTGTGTATCGCTGTTATTGGTGTGCCCATCATGATGGCGGAGGTGTTCATTGGCCGCAACGGCCGTCACAACCCGATAACCAGCATGCGCCTGGTCGCTGAGCGCAATCTGAAATCGCCAGTCTGGCGCATTTCAGCGGTGATCGGCATGATCGCGGCTTTTGCCATTCTGTCGTTCTATTCGGTGATCGGTGGCTGGGCGGCGTCTTATGTTGGCCATGCGGCCATGGGCGACTTCACCGGCGGCACGGCGGAGTCCATTGGTGATCTGTTCGGCGGCCTGTTGGCCAGCCCTGTGCAGTTGCTGGCTTGGCACACCGTGTTTATGGCGTTGGTGATACTGGTGGTGTCGCAGGGCTTGAAGGGTGGCCTGGAGCGCGCCGTGACCGTTTTGATGCCGGCACTGTTTCTGCTGTTGCTGGTTGCGGTGGGTTATGCGACGACGACCGGCCATTTCGGCGAAGCCGTCAGTTTTCTGTTTACGCCAGACTTTTCCAAGCTGACCATTGAAGGCGTGCTGATTGCTTTGGGCCACGCGTTCTTTACCCTCAGTCTTGGTATGGCCATTATGATGGCCTACGGTTCCTACCTTGGTAACGATGTTCCAGTGGGCCGCACGATGGTTTTCGTAGCGCTGATGGACACCGCGGTCGCCCTGCTGGCGGGACTTGCCATCTTTCCGGTGGTCTTTGCTAACGGCTTGGAGCCCAGCGCCGGCCCCGGGCTGATTTTCCAGACCTTGCCGCTGGCGTTCGGCAATATGCCGATGGGCGACCTGTTTGGCACACTGTTTTTTGTGTTGCTGCTGTTTGCTGCCTGGACCTCAGGCATCTCGCTGCTGGAGCCTGTGGTGGAATGGGCGGAAGAAAATACCAATATGAGCCGCACTGGCAGTGCCATTGTGGTGGGCATGCTGTGCTGGCTGTTGGGTATTGCCTCGATTTTGTCGCTGAACGTGTGGTCAGATGTGACCCCGCTGGGTATGTTCGCAGCGTTTGAAGGCAAAACCATTTTCGACTTGCTGGATTACTTCACCGCCAACTTCCTGCTGCCGCTGTCTGGTTTGTTAACCGCCATCTTTGTAGGCTGGTTTGTGGCGAAAGAGTCGCTGAAAGCAGACTTGAATTTGCACGGCGCCACGTTTGCGTTGTGGCTGAATCTGCTGCGTTATGTAACGCCCATCGCGGTTGTCATTGTGTTTGTTTATAACCTGTTAGGGTAA
- a CDS encoding response regulator transcription factor, giving the protein MTRSVLIIEDNPAIAELVSMQVSDLGMTPVLANRGDDGLARFRQGGIDLVVLDLMLPGLDGLAVCREIRTAPDYVPVLMLTAKSTELDRVLGLEMGADDYLTKPFSVAELGARIKALFRRVDALSARATAAPENREIAVDGLRIDPLRRRVFVNNAEVELTAREFDLLWHFASHRGRVFSRAQLLDAVWGYNHQGYEHTVNTHINRLRNKIETDPAEPRYVQTVWGVGYRFQD; this is encoded by the coding sequence ATGACACGCAGCGTACTGATTATTGAAGACAACCCTGCCATCGCCGAATTGGTGAGTATGCAGGTGAGTGACCTGGGCATGACGCCGGTGCTGGCCAATCGCGGCGACGACGGCCTGGCGCGTTTTCGCCAGGGCGGTATCGATCTGGTGGTTCTGGACCTTATGCTGCCGGGCCTTGATGGCCTGGCGGTGTGCCGTGAAATCCGCACCGCGCCAGATTACGTGCCTGTGCTGATGCTGACAGCTAAAAGCACCGAGTTGGACAGGGTGTTGGGGCTGGAAATGGGCGCCGACGATTACCTGACCAAGCCTTTCAGCGTGGCCGAACTGGGGGCCCGCATAAAAGCCTTGTTTCGCCGAGTGGATGCCTTGTCAGCCCGCGCCACAGCTGCCCCAGAGAACCGTGAAATCGCAGTAGACGGCCTGCGCATAGATCCGCTGCGGCGGCGAGTGTTTGTCAACAATGCAGAGGTAGAGCTGACCGCCCGTGAGTTTGATTTGTTGTGGCATTTCGCCAGCCATCGCGGCCGGGTGTTCAGCCGCGCTCAGCTATTGGATGCGGTGTGGGGCTACAATCATCAGGGTTACGAGCATACGGTGAATACCCACATTAACCGTTTGCGTAACAAAATCGAAACCGATCCCGCCGAACCGCGCTATGTGCAAACGGTGTGGGGTGTTGGTTACAGGTTCCAGGACTGA
- a CDS encoding sensor histidine kinase: MALPLLRTLYARLALGLFLLLLVIGTLFSALSFYSVREYSAAVNHQLNRDLASRLVADRNLVTGDRIDYGELERLFDLYMSINPSIEIYLLDLQGRIVSFSANPDKIKRNQVSLQPIQTLLTNPDMYPLPGDDPRSHDRRKVFSVTPVPSADNPSGYLYVVLRGQQYDFAESMVHGNRLLKMAAGALTLSLAVGLLAGLVFFRLLTRRLTRLTARVEGFEAKTDRDSEPQPSQVPGERGDDLDYLSLRFDAMAQRIAGQLELLKDKDHQRRQLVAQVSHDLRTPLAAVQGYLETLSLKQDSLDLDQRRRFLAIALGETRRLGQLVDELFELAALDAREKQPNLERFIVAELVHDVLQKHTPGAVQNDVSLSIGAIEPAIVNADIAMTERVLDNLISNAISHSPAGTKVRVSVAADASGVSIHVADSGPGINEQALAHIFTPFYQAPGANRSGHAGLGLAIARRMAELHQGRITVKNRSAGGAEFLFWLPLADEK; this comes from the coding sequence ATGGCTCTACCTCTGTTGCGAACACTCTATGCCCGTCTGGCCCTGGGTCTGTTTCTGCTGCTGCTGGTGATTGGCACCTTGTTCAGCGCCCTGAGTTTTTACTCAGTCCGTGAATACAGTGCCGCGGTAAACCACCAGCTCAACCGTGATTTGGCCAGTCGTTTAGTCGCTGACCGTAATCTGGTGACCGGTGACCGAATTGACTATGGCGAGCTGGAGCGCCTGTTTGATTTGTACATGAGCATCAATCCCAGCATTGAAATCTACCTGCTGGATTTGCAGGGCCGGATTGTTTCGTTTTCTGCCAATCCCGACAAGATCAAACGTAATCAGGTGTCCTTGCAGCCGATTCAGACATTGCTGACCAACCCTGACATGTACCCATTGCCCGGCGATGACCCCCGCAGCCACGATCGCCGTAAAGTGTTCTCGGTGACGCCAGTGCCCAGTGCCGACAACCCCAGCGGTTACCTCTATGTGGTGCTGCGGGGCCAGCAGTACGATTTTGCCGAAAGCATGGTGCACGGCAACCGCTTGCTAAAAATGGCTGCGGGCGCCCTGACCTTGAGCCTGGCGGTTGGCCTGCTGGCAGGGCTGGTGTTTTTCCGCCTGCTGACCCGGCGGTTGACCCGGCTGACTGCCCGGGTAGAAGGCTTTGAAGCAAAAACAGATAGAGATTCAGAACCGCAGCCGTCGCAGGTGCCCGGCGAGCGGGGTGACGATCTGGACTACCTGAGCTTGCGCTTTGACGCCATGGCACAGCGTATTGCCGGTCAGCTTGAGTTGTTGAAAGATAAAGACCATCAGCGCCGCCAGCTTGTAGCCCAGGTATCACACGATTTGCGCACGCCTTTGGCCGCTGTGCAGGGCTATCTGGAAACCCTAAGCCTCAAGCAAGACTCCTTGGACTTGGATCAGCGCCGCCGTTTCCTGGCGATTGCCCTGGGGGAAACCCGCCGCCTTGGCCAACTGGTTGACGAGCTGTTTGAGCTGGCCGCCCTGGACGCTCGCGAAAAACAGCCCAATCTGGAGCGCTTTATCGTCGCCGAACTGGTGCACGATGTGCTGCAAAAGCATACGCCCGGTGCTGTGCAAAACGACGTCAGCCTGAGCATAGGCGCGATCGAGCCAGCCATTGTGAACGCTGATATCGCGATGACCGAACGGGTGCTGGATAACCTGATCAGCAACGCTATTAGCCACTCACCGGCGGGCACTAAAGTGCGGGTGAGCGTAGCGGCAGACGCAAGCGGTGTGAGTATTCACGTGGCCGACTCTGGCCCGGGAATTAATGAACAGGCTCTGGCACACATTTTTACTCCGTTCTATCAGGCCCCCGGTGCTAACCGCAGCGGCCACGCCGGGCTTGGGCTAGCCATAGCCCGGCGCATGGCAGAACTGCATCAGGGCCGCATTACGGTAAAAAATCGCTCCGCTGGCGGCGCAGAATTTTTATTCTGGCTGCCTTTGGCCGACGAAAAATAA
- the msrB gene encoding peptide-methionine (R)-S-oxide reductase MsrB yields the protein MNRKLQAVLVAVVIAASGAFYAAFASAQKNTVLGNPYAPTDSNLAVATVAGGCFWCVEAGFEKIPGVVEAVSGYTGGETTNPTYRSVSSGGTGHTEAVQVYYDPQQITYEGLLQGLWRMMDPTDDQGQFVDRGTHYRPAIFYHNQEEKQKAEAAKKALQESGVYDNPVVIEIVPAGTFYPAEDYHQDYYKKNPVRYNLYTFNSGRYQFIESVYGKDYELDFSQFKPAVSSNSSNAGAEPSAEQAPGSIAGFNPAAFLKPQQDELKKLLSSVQYNVTQEDGTERPFNNAYWDNKEPGLYVDVVSGEPLFSSRDQYKSGTGWPSFTRPLAPEMVKEHEDRAFFMTRVEIRSRYADSHLGHVFDDGPAPTGKRYCMNSASMRFIPLALMADAGYGDFIDAVESVN from the coding sequence ATGAATCGCAAATTACAAGCTGTGCTTGTTGCGGTGGTCATAGCGGCCAGCGGCGCGTTTTACGCAGCCTTTGCCTCCGCTCAAAAGAACACCGTCTTAGGCAACCCCTATGCGCCCACCGACTCGAACCTGGCCGTGGCGACTGTGGCCGGTGGCTGTTTCTGGTGCGTGGAAGCGGGTTTCGAGAAAATCCCTGGCGTAGTAGAGGCCGTCTCTGGCTACACTGGTGGTGAAACCACAAACCCGACCTATCGCTCGGTGTCTTCTGGCGGTACCGGTCATACCGAAGCCGTGCAGGTGTATTACGACCCGCAGCAGATTACCTATGAAGGGCTGTTGCAGGGCTTGTGGCGGATGATGGACCCAACTGACGATCAGGGCCAATTTGTAGACCGTGGTACCCATTATCGCCCGGCCATTTTCTACCACAACCAGGAAGAAAAGCAGAAAGCTGAAGCAGCCAAAAAAGCCCTGCAGGAATCCGGCGTTTACGACAACCCGGTGGTGATCGAGATAGTTCCGGCGGGCACTTTTTACCCGGCGGAAGACTACCACCAGGATTACTACAAAAAGAATCCAGTGCGCTATAACCTCTACACCTTCAATTCTGGCCGCTACCAGTTTATTGAAAGCGTGTATGGCAAAGACTACGAGCTGGACTTTAGCCAGTTCAAACCGGCTGTCAGTAGCAATAGCAGCAACGCGGGCGCAGAGCCGAGCGCGGAACAAGCACCTGGCTCGATCGCAGGGTTCAACCCTGCGGCTTTTCTAAAGCCGCAGCAGGACGAGCTGAAAAAGTTGCTTAGCAGCGTTCAGTACAACGTGACTCAGGAAGACGGCACCGAGCGCCCGTTTAACAACGCCTACTGGGATAACAAAGAGCCCGGGCTTTATGTAGACGTGGTATCTGGCGAGCCGCTGTTTTCTTCCCGTGACCAGTACAAGTCTGGCACCGGCTGGCCCAGCTTTACCCGCCCGCTGGCCCCGGAAATGGTGAAGGAGCATGAAGATCGCGCTTTCTTTATGACTCGCGTTGAAATCCGCAGCCGCTATGCAGATTCCCACTTAGGGCACGTGTTTGATGACGGCCCGGCGCCCACCGGTAAGCGTTACTGCATGAACTCAGCGTCTATGCGTTTCATTCCGCTGGCGCTGATGGCCGACGCTGGCTACGGCGATTTTATTGACGCAGTAGAATCCGTTAACTAA
- a CDS encoding 3'-5' exonuclease has product MPLEYMDTPPSQPFANVPWPDRYQTLTEATSNPLLKAFYQAGCCDANTPLSQVPMVAIDFETTGLSATEHSIISVGLVPFTLEGIQLSAARHWLVKPKLALRQTSVTIHGITHADLEQAPDLVDILPELLGCLAGRLPVVHYRDIERPFLDVALLHRLQEGIQFPLLDTMAIEAHLHPNRRPNFWQTWRGKKPLSIRLSDSRLRYGLPHYAAHNALMDAIATAELLQAQIAHHFGAQTPVSDLWL; this is encoded by the coding sequence ATGCCACTTGAATACATGGATACACCACCATCCCAGCCCTTTGCCAATGTGCCTTGGCCTGACCGCTATCAGACCCTGACAGAGGCCACTAGCAACCCCCTATTGAAGGCTTTTTACCAGGCCGGCTGCTGCGACGCGAATACGCCTTTGTCACAGGTGCCGATGGTGGCGATAGACTTTGAAACCACCGGTCTGAGCGCCACAGAACATTCCATCATCAGCGTTGGCCTGGTGCCGTTTACTCTGGAGGGTATTCAGCTCAGCGCCGCCCGCCACTGGCTGGTGAAGCCCAAGCTTGCCTTGCGCCAAACGTCGGTGACGATTCACGGTATTACCCACGCTGATCTGGAACAGGCACCAGATCTGGTCGACATTTTGCCGGAACTACTGGGATGCCTGGCGGGGCGGCTGCCGGTGGTTCATTACCGCGATATCGAACGGCCGTTTCTGGATGTGGCTTTGCTTCACCGATTGCAGGAGGGGATTCAGTTTCCGCTGCTGGATACTATGGCCATAGAAGCCCACCTGCACCCAAACCGCCGGCCCAACTTTTGGCAAACCTGGCGGGGCAAAAAACCGCTTTCTATTCGCCTGTCAGACAGCCGTTTACGTTATGGGTTGCCCCACTATGCCGCGCACAACGCGTTGATGGACGCCATTGCCACCGCAGAGTTGCTACAGGCACAAATCGCCCACCATTTTGGTGCGCAAACACCGGTGAGCGATCTATGGCTTTAA